The following coding sequences lie in one Capsicum annuum cultivar UCD-10X-F1 chromosome 5, UCD10Xv1.1, whole genome shotgun sequence genomic window:
- the LOC107870931 gene encoding uncharacterized protein LOC107870931, with product MESSRAISGKEQSQTLGHKDDDVLSESEDERGAEDGVPQLEEEIQKLEQQVNQMADKILDYRYTIPGQLKTTLDSILAAQRPVYDTRQGPESQPGCSNYPSTSDVEGCGASLAGEVQKEAEKAQLLKQKITSNASALPIVLNRMKEGMARIDKLQSSKKVIHSAFKRGRTTR from the exons ATGGAATCAAGTAGAGCCATTTCTGGCAAAGAACAGTCACAAACCCTAGGCCATAAAGACGACGACGTATTATCAGAATCAGAAGATGAAAGAGGGGCAGAAGATGGAGTACCACAACTGgaagaagaaattcaaaaactGGAACAGCAAGTTAACCAAATGGCAGACAAAATTTTAGATTACAGATACACAATTCCGGGTCAGCTTAAAACTACTCTTGATTCCATTCTTGCTGCTCAAAGACCCGTTTACGATACCCGTCAGGGACCTGAATCTCAACCTGGGTGCTCCAATTACCCATCCACATCTG ATGTTGAAGGGTGTGGTGCCTCCTTAGCTGGAGAGGTGCAGAAAGAAGCTGAGAAAGCGCAGCTCCTTAAACAGAAGATAACAAGTAATGCATCTGCCCTACCTATTGTACTGAACAGGATGAAGGAAGGTATGGCGAGGATTGACAAACTACAGTCTAGCAAAAAGGTCATTCATTCTGCCTTTAAAAGGGGAAGAACTACCCGATAA